Part of the Eleginops maclovinus isolate JMC-PN-2008 ecotype Puerto Natales chromosome 3, JC_Emac_rtc_rv5, whole genome shotgun sequence genome is shown below.
taAGGCCAGGTATTTTAGCTAGGTTTTGATATAACGCTGAATTTGTATCCTTTTTAGAGTTACTTCTGGTGGAACAATGTTCCTATAATCACATTAAGGAAGTTTTCACTCACATCAACATTAACTTAACTGTGGTTATCCTTTTTTAAGATGAGCTAATTAGACAGGTGACCATCAATTGCGCCGAGAGGGGTCTGCTCCTGTTGAGGGTCAGAGATGAGATTCAAATGACTATGGCGTCATACCAGACACTGTACGAGAGCAGCGTGGCTTTTGGAATGAGGAAAGCACTGCAGGCTGAGCAGGGCAAGGACGACATGGAGAAAAGAGTAAGGACATTTAATTATCTGTTACAATTTACAACTGCCAAGACAATAAGGGGCACGAAAGACCCCCAAATCTGAGATTTAGTAGTTGGAATTCTCCCTCATCTCAAACCACAGGAATAGCTCCGTAAAGTACCCAGCAGAGGGCACCATTTCACTTCAAGAGTTATTGTGAAATAAGGGTGGTTGTAGGCCTCTTTACAACTGATATTGAAACTAAATAATTGTGTCTTTTCACGTACCTAGATTTCTGAACTGGAAGATGAGAAACAAGAGTTAAAGAAGCAACTGAATGAGGAGAAAGCTAAATGCGAATCCattgaaaagagagaaaatgaaaagcgACAGGTGGAGGAAAAGAAGCACAGTGATGAGATTCAGTTCCTGAAGAGAACCAACCAGCAGCTCAAGGTATGGTTTAGTAATACAACAGCAGCATTTTTGATTTAACACTAATAGTAGCTGTGTTGCCTGTTTTCagtatttaacatttttcttcttttttttagaacCAACTGGAAGGGATCATTACCCCAAAGAAGTAACTCCGCCAAACAAGGACTAAATAACCATTTCCCAGTACACAATGTTACCGAATGTGTCTTTTGTCTTGTTTCTAAACGACcaattgaattaaaaagaagTGAGTGtaataagaacatttttattacagCACGACATGACAAGTACAGTTCAAACAATGACTGTACAGCTCTCTTGAACATCAAGAGAGCATACACCTGtaaatgatgaatgaaatgTCATTCAAAAACAGTTCTAGACTGAAGGGGAAAAGAAGGTTCAAAAGGTGACCAGTTGATAAAGACCATTTAATGCTAAGTTAGCATTCCACCTTCTGTCAAAtccatactttaaaaaaaacttgtctTTTGGCtagtttaaataaagattcattacaaatgtgtttttcacgACGCCAGTCTAGTGCTTTCTTCTTTTGCCCTTTTGGCCTTCTGTGGCAGACGCTGGAGCCTTTCTGTCCTTGTTCTTGTTTTTCACATTGTGTGTTTCGTAATAGCGCACGCCAATTTTCTTCCCCTTCTGAGCACGGTCAATCGCTCTTCTCTGTAGAAAGGGATAAAGAGaacagaggggaaaaaatgagCTTTTCAACTCCATTCCTGTTTCATCAGTAAGACAAATCCTTCACCTAGCGCTGACCCAGAGAGCTCTGTTTGACGTCAGAGAGAACAAACACTGCATACCTGTTTAGACGTCAGTTTTTGGGTTTGGGTTCGGGTAGacgcctcttcctcctcagctctCCTCTTCTTGCTTCTCTGGATTACAGCtgaattcaaacaaacatttacaaacctACTGTCAGTGCCTGGATGGATCACAATGTCTCCTGACCTACGCAATTTGTATGGCTTCTAAGAATTCTGTGTCAAACTTTGGAAAATACATTATCACACCAATAAGATGGTATGTATATAGATTTTGTTTAGAGGAAACATGTATGTTTCTTTGGATCCAAATCAAATCTGAAACTTCTGATAAAAAACATGAGATCAACACTATACAAAGGCATACATGTGGATAGAATACCTTTAATCTGTGCATGCTTTGCTGCAGCTTGTTGTGCCTTGATGTCTGTGAATGCTTTGTCGGAAAGTGCCTTGGGTATCCTGCgcaaaagaagaaggaaaaagtgAATCGTTAGCCAAGAGAGCAAACAGTTTACTCTTGTTGGTATCTGGTGAAAATCAGAGTGTTTAAATTTTGCGCAGAGTGTCTATGCACTGTGTTATTCAGTGTGTGGGCGGGAATTCAACAGcagataaaataacatattaGTGTGCCAAAGTTGagcaaaaaatattaaaagtagaGACTGTTAGACCTCAGGGGCTTAAAGGATGGTTAAAACGGACATCTAATTATGCATGGCATCTCTCAGCCTGGCAACTTCATGTTagtgaataaaagaaaatacaaaaacacaaaatgaataaattattaaagtgtgttttgagTGAGTGTAGTCTTACCGGATTGCTGAGAAGCGTTTGGATTGGGCCCTGTCCAGGAAATGCTTGTACTTGGAGATCTTCTCGTCCAGCTGACGGATCACTTCACGTGGATTCTTCTTTGCGTCTGTCTGAGCGGTTGTGGGCTCTGGGTCCACAGTCTCACCATCGGCTGGTTCCACATTGGTTGGGTCTTGGTCTAtctcttccccttcctcctcatcctcctcttcttcttccccttcTGAGCCTGAGAGGTCAGACAGTCCCAGGTCAGGCATTTCCACAGGGACCATGTCTTCGTCAGTGAACTCGGGCGCCACATTGATCTTCCCGAAGTTCTGTCGAACATTAGAGAGGATCTTCTGGACCTgctccttctgtctctgctgcttttCGTCCTGTTCCTCTGAGACGGCAGCAGGATTGTCTGTCTGTTCCTTCTGCACATCCTCTACTGCCTCTGCAGGTCCTTCAACTGGCAATGGTGCCTTGCCctataaaaatacagaaacacaaaacacaggtTAACA
Proteins encoded:
- the dnali1 gene encoding axonemal dynein light intermediate polypeptide 1, with product MIPPAESLLKYGNAVLVSKSTDRKSPKGRPLRVSPQQPADSSPVPPPPKPKSASAEQENDEILNAILPPREWMEGNQLWVQQVSSAPCTRADVIHLEELLDIKMQQRQARQTGICPVRRELFSQCFDELIRQVTINCAERGLLLLRVRDEIQMTMASYQTLYESSVAFGMRKALQAEQGKDDMEKRISELEDEKQELKKQLNEEKAKCESIEKRENEKRQVEEKKHSDEIQFLKRTNQQLKNQLEGIITPKK